The sequence below is a genomic window from Kosmotoga arenicorallina S304.
GGCCAATGTATCGCCAATAACGTCGGCGATTCCCGAATTCTGCAAAACTTTCCCGAAGGCTCCACCTGCAGCCGTTATCATTATTATAAGTGCCGCATTAATCAGTGCCTGGCCCACCCATCCGGAGGTGGAAAGCATTTCCTTATCCAGTTTTTTAGGCAATGTGAAAGCTATAAGCACGCCAATCATTAGAGCGGTTACGGGATGGCCTATGAAGCCTATGAAGGTTCTGAAGGCGCCATCACCGAAGGGATGTGTGGGGAAATCAGATATGGATTTCAGGAGAATAAGCAAGATAGGAAGCACAATGGGTAAAAAGGCACTCGAAGCTCTGGGAGCTTCTTTCATCTTTTCCTGGATATCCGTTTCCGTAAGCTCTGGTTCAGGATCTATTTGTATTTTGGCAGCGGCCTTCAAGGCGAACAACCAACCCACCAACATCGCAGGAATTGACACGAGCAACCCCCAAAGGATTACCGCCCCAAGATCTGCGTTGAGAATCCCGGCAGCCGCTATTGGACCGGGGGTTGGTGGCACCATGGTGTGCGTTGCATAAAGCCCTAAGCTGAGTGCTATTGCGCTTGTAGCAAGCGTTATCTTCGCTCTCTTTGAAAGGGCTTTGTTAAGAGGGCTTAGAATTACGAAACCCGAATCACAAAATACCGGTATTGATACGATGTAACCGATAATTGCCATGGCCAGGGGCACTCTTTTCTTTCCAGTGGCTTTAAGAACGCTTTCAGCCATGGTAAATGCCCCTCCAGATTTTTCGAGGAACGTTCCAATGATGGTACCCGCAACGATCACAATACCTATATAACCAACCGTTCCGCCAAATCCTCCTGTAATCGAGGAGATGATATCCGGAAGCTTCATTCCCGATAAAAGCCCAAAACCAAAAGCTGAAAACAGCAGCGCGAGGAATGGATGAAGCTTCCACCTTACAGTTGAGATGATAATGAAAAGCACTGATAGAAGCAAAAGCACTACCAACCAGATACCCATACACTTACCCCCTTTAAGAAAATTGGATACATAAGTACCCAAATAATATGCAGTGAACTACCACGCCTTATAGAAGACATGGCTTCCTGCTTCAACCTGTGATGACTCGTAGACCTCCATTGAGTTCCGCCGCCAGAGCACAGTCCACAGGCGTGAATTCGGGCAGTTCCTGCCCTACTGTTTAACGCTACTGAGCATATTGTGCGATATTCACAGCAGCATTAATGTCCCTATCATGGACCGTCCCACAGTTGGGGCATGTCCATTTCCTTATCCTTAGCTTTTTAACCTCTTCGTTTTTGTACCCGCATATCGAGCATGTTTGACTTGACGCAAAGAACCTATCGATTTTCACAAGTTCGATTCCTAACCTTTCAGCTTTGTACCCCAATGTTGTTATGAATTTGTACCACGATTGCTGTTG
It includes:
- a CDS encoding GntP family permease, whose protein sequence is MGIWLVVLLLLSVLFIIISTVRWKLHPFLALLFSAFGFGLLSGMKLPDIISSITGGFGGTVGYIGIVIVAGTIIGTFLEKSGGAFTMAESVLKATGKKRVPLAMAIIGYIVSIPVFCDSGFVILSPLNKALSKRAKITLATSAIALSLGLYATHTMVPPTPGPIAAAGILNADLGAVILWGLLVSIPAMLVGWLFALKAAAKIQIDPEPELTETDIQEKMKEAPRASSAFLPIVLPILLILLKSISDFPTHPFGDGAFRTFIGFIGHPVTALMIGVLIAFTLPKKLDKEMLSTSGWVGQALINAALIIMITAAGGAFGKVLQNSGIADVIGDTLAKANIGIWLPFIIAAGIKSAQGSSTVAIITTASLMAPLMDSLGFTAVAAKALVVVAIGAGSMVVSHANDSYFWVVTQFSRMDVKTGYKLQTIGTLVEGLSAAVIVWLISLFAL